DNA sequence from the Acidobacteriota bacterium genome:
GAAGTTCTCCTGCGCCAGATCCGTGCGGCTGCGCGCCGCCAGATAGCGCACCTTGGCCTCCCCCAGCTCGATGGAGTCGATCACCGCCAGCGCCTGACCAGCTCGGACCCGCTCGCCTAAGCGGGCGTTCACCCGCGCCACCCGGCCGGGGATGCGGGGGCTGACGTGGGCCAGCCGGTCCTGCTCATAGTCCACCTCACCGGTGGTCTCGAGCTGCGGGTTGAGGGGGCGCAGCTGCGCCGTGGCGGCTACCAGATCGACGGCGGCGAGCTTCTCCGCCGACAGGGTGAGGACGCCTTCTTCGTGCTCTTCGTGGTCTAGGGGGGCCTCCCCGGAGGAAGCCTGGGAATGCTCAGGATGGGACTCCGGATGGGTCTTCTCCGGGCCGCAACCTGCCAGAGCGAGGCACACGATGGGGCCCAGGACGAGGGGAAGGAAAATCCCGAGAACGGGGCGCGGTAACTGCAATCTCTCCATGGAATGAGCTCTCCAGCCCACGGATCAGCGCCGTCCGGATCCAGAGTGCCGGCTCCAGCGTGCTGGAATCGCACGGGAGGGTTGGATTCGGACGGGCCGTCCGGGGCAATGCGGGTCTAAGAAACTCCGGCCGGCGGACCAGCGGGATCCTGAGATAGGGGCGCAGTCGGCGGGGCCGGGGACGGAACGCGGGCTGTGGAGAGATCAGCTCCGCGGTGGGTGGAAGACCCGGGAGAGATGGGGGTCGGGGGTCAGCTCGAGACCGTGAGTGCGAAATTCGCCAGCGGGGAGGAGCTGCCCCACCCGCGGCTGCCGCACCGCCGCCTGGGAGGCGACGGTGACGTGGCAGGAGCACAAATGGAAGGTGCCGGAGCAGCCGTGCTCGTCACCGTCCGGGGCATGATCCGCTCCCGCCTCGGCGGCGTGAGCCAGATGCCCGGCGGAGACCACGTGCCACAAATTCTCCGCCGTCTCCGCCAGACCTGGGGTGATCCCGCAGATGATGAGCACGACGAAGATCCTGGTCGCGAGCTTGCGCATTCCTTGGACTATAACCCATCCCTCGCTTCGGTCCGGCAGACCGATGCCTCCACCGGCGGTCGGCTACGGCTGCACTGGTCGGGGCTGAGGACGAAGAGGACGAGCTGTAGTCTCGGGAAGAGTCCCCGGCAACCGGTTTTCAAGCCTCGTCCGGAAGATGAAACGAGCACCGGGGCCCGCTGGCACTGGCCAGCCGGCGGTCGAGGGTGGCAAAGGTTAGTTGGAGCACTTCGGCGGCGGCGACGTACCAAGCGTCGTAGCAGGTAAGGTTGTGCCGGAGCTCCCAGATGCGGTTCTCGAAGGGTCGAATGGGAAGCAGCTCGATGGTGAGGTCCTGAAGCTCGCACTGCGCGGATGCTGCTTCCAGCGGCTGGATCTGGTGAGCGGCTTCCAGGCGCCTCAGGATGTTGAGAGTTTCGACTACAGCTAGCTGGGGGGCGGCGAGGAATTTGGCGGCGACAACCTCTTCGCTCCACTGCCCTTCTGCTCCTGAGTCCAGCAGTACGGAAACCAGGACCGAGGCGTCGACGACGTAGCCGTCGCTCTCAGGTTCGGTCCGCATCCCGATGGGCAAGGATCGAGCGGGAATCGAGAGTCTTCGGTGCCAGCTCCTTGCGCTGCTTCACACGGCTAAGCCATTGATCGACGCTAGGGCGGCTAGCCAGGCGCTCGAGCTCTGTTCGCAGATACTCCTGCATCGACTGCCCGGAGCGGGCCGCGCGAGCGGCCAGCTCGTCCCGTACTTCGTCGGCAACGTTGCGGATGGTGATCTGAACGCTCATAAAGTCAATTTACTGCTGATGCCAGCAGAATGCAAGCATCCAGATTCTGCGCAAGGCTCATTCCTCCGGCCCGCCCTTCGACAACCACTCCAGCAGCCGGTCGCGGTTGCGGCTGGCGAGCCAGGCTAGGGCGGGGGTGAGGGCGGTGGCGAGGAGGAAGAGGGTGGCGACGGTGCCGAGACCGGTGTCCAGGACGTCGCGGCTCAGGCGGCTGAAGTCCATCCAATGGCCGCCGCCTTTGGCCTGGCCGTAGACCTCCTGGTGGATCGGGTCGAAGGCCAGCTGCCACGCGAAGCGCAGATTGTAGAGCACCACGAACCACCCGGCGAAGGCGTAG
Encoded proteins:
- a CDS encoding type II toxin-antitoxin system VapC family toxin, with protein sequence MRTEPESDGYVVDASVLVSVLLDSGAEGQWSEEVVAAKFLAAPQLAVVETLNILRRLEAAHQIQPLEAASAQCELQDLTIELLPIRPFENRIWELRHNLTCYDAWYVAAAEVLQLTFATLDRRLASASGPRCSFHLPDEA